Proteins encoded by one window of Halorubrum ruber:
- a CDS encoding COG1361 S-layer family protein — protein MRRSIRLATAALAVVAVGALLVGVSLAGAAAPSAGTADGGAASLSGIGGPVADGAVAQAGTESDPTDRQVRGSPVLELFASQRSVPAGAESTVRIDIVNTGEMEIGNQLNSRVTTARGLTLEIDDSDVPIDVEDGEIPVGDVPTSASPVPVELDVTVPDDVPDGRYEVEATARYRYTFEIIPEFNDHKDRRGIDDFDLTIVVDDGARFAVLETDTDAQVGGSGDVTATLRNVGDETARDAVVSGTTTSPGVRLGAGEGGGQSFVGDWAPGENRTVTFDSSVGEAFGGGAYALSSTVEYRDPNGIDETAAPARAGVVPLREQSFSLEDISGTLEVGYSGTVSGTITNEGPLDVENAVLVADSGSNRVSLGESRYALPTIPAGESANFSFDADVSGSADPGPRQFRFTTEYESGDATLATEESRRVEVAPRQPEFDLAVDGATVSAGETTRINATITNRRPETLSSINAGLYADSPLTAVNDEAFVDELEPGESEEIWFEVSAASSASVEEHPIELDFRYEDERGNDRISDITQVPVTVTEAVDDGGTPVGLIAVAALLVVAAIGGAVWYRRR, from the coding sequence ATGAGGCGGTCGATTCGGCTCGCGACCGCCGCGCTCGCCGTCGTCGCGGTGGGAGCGTTACTCGTCGGCGTCTCGCTCGCGGGCGCCGCGGCCCCGAGCGCGGGGACGGCGGACGGCGGCGCCGCGTCGCTCTCCGGAATCGGCGGCCCGGTCGCCGACGGCGCAGTCGCGCAGGCAGGTACCGAATCGGACCCGACTGACAGACAGGTCCGCGGCTCGCCCGTGTTGGAGCTGTTCGCCTCCCAGCGGTCGGTACCGGCGGGCGCGGAGTCCACCGTCAGGATCGACATCGTCAACACCGGCGAGATGGAGATCGGCAACCAGCTCAACTCCCGGGTCACCACCGCACGCGGGCTCACCCTCGAGATCGACGACAGTGACGTGCCGATCGACGTCGAGGACGGCGAGATCCCGGTCGGCGACGTGCCGACGTCGGCGAGCCCGGTCCCCGTCGAGCTGGACGTGACCGTGCCCGACGACGTGCCCGACGGCAGGTACGAGGTGGAGGCGACCGCCCGCTACCGCTACACCTTCGAGATCATCCCCGAGTTCAACGACCACAAGGACCGGCGCGGCATCGACGACTTCGACCTCACGATCGTCGTCGACGACGGCGCGCGGTTCGCCGTCCTCGAGACGGACACCGACGCGCAGGTCGGCGGCAGCGGCGACGTGACCGCGACGCTCCGGAACGTCGGCGACGAGACCGCGCGCGACGCCGTCGTCTCCGGAACGACGACCAGCCCGGGGGTCCGGCTCGGGGCCGGCGAGGGCGGCGGCCAGTCGTTCGTCGGCGACTGGGCGCCCGGCGAGAACCGGACGGTGACGTTCGACTCGTCGGTCGGCGAGGCGTTCGGCGGCGGCGCGTACGCGCTCTCCTCGACCGTCGAGTACCGGGACCCGAACGGGATCGACGAGACCGCGGCGCCCGCACGCGCCGGCGTCGTCCCGCTCCGTGAGCAGTCGTTCTCGCTGGAGGACATCTCCGGCACGCTCGAGGTCGGCTACTCCGGCACGGTCTCCGGGACGATCACGAACGAAGGGCCGCTCGACGTCGAGAACGCGGTCCTCGTCGCGGACTCCGGGAGCAACCGCGTGAGCCTCGGCGAGAGCCGGTACGCGCTCCCGACGATCCCCGCAGGCGAGTCGGCGAACTTCAGCTTCGACGCCGACGTGAGCGGGAGCGCCGACCCCGGCCCGCGGCAGTTCCGGTTCACGACCGAGTACGAGAGCGGCGACGCGACGCTCGCGACCGAGGAGAGCCGGCGCGTCGAGGTCGCTCCGAGACAGCCCGAGTTCGACCTCGCGGTCGACGGCGCCACGGTCTCCGCCGGCGAGACCACGCGGATCAACGCCACGATCACGAACCGCCGGCCGGAGACGCTCTCGTCGATCAACGCCGGGCTCTACGCCGACAGCCCGCTGACGGCGGTCAACGACGAGGCGTTCGTCGACGAGCTCGAACCGGGCGAGTCCGAGGAGATCTGGTTCGAGGTGTCCGCGGCGTCGAGCGCGAGCGTCGAGGAGCACCCGATCGAGCTCGACTTCCGGTACGAGGACGAGCGCGGCAACGACCGCATCTCGGACATCACCCAGGTACCGGTGACGGTGACCGAGGCCGTCGACGACGGCGGGACGCCCGTGGGACTGATCGCCGTCGCCGCCCTGCTCGTCGTCGCCGCGATCGGCGGCGCGGTCTGGTACCGACGGCGGTGA
- a CDS encoding efflux RND transporter permease subunit, translating to MTAADRLIEEIDRVVTERPLAVIAVFLLVTAGFAGGLTGIETSAGADQFTQDIPAQRALDEIDEEFETSIGGSATSAQVIVSDDNVLSRDALVRTLETQHRLESRSTLRVASTSSHADAVARQLDPSAVNAAERRDAVAEATPAELRTAIADADAAGAIAAQVSVDYNPTAQAADTAIVGITYDLPESATTARVTELQTRSVEVVDSVPGNEAGENAILFGDGVLQSEITALLTDTAIIVFPAALILIVGFLIFSYRDPFDMAIGIAALLLSLLWTFGFMGYAGIPFSDSLVTVFPLLLAVGIDFGIHIVNRYREERATGTGIEASMRTTTDQLLIAFLLVTITTVFGLVSNVVSPFDPNRDFGIVAAAGITFTLVIFGVFLPAAKVLADRWRERLPIPEFGTSALGAGGSRLARVLHVGVDLSRIAPVAVVALLLVGGAVGGAYGTGVNTEFSEEAFFPDEERLETYSNLPEPFAPTEYTFLDVLTLFEEEFEQDFVGSVTLYIDQSVRDDDALELIDRTTRNPPDTFATTDERRAQATSVVTVIEDRAERDPEFAALVERNDRLGNGVPDRNVDEVYDALLDSSAEGQARGYVAADRGSARIDYTIEPGVDNSEAVADVRELAERTPLEAVPTGSLVVNEAVIDLLTESAIRSLFAAFGLTALFLALSYAYLEGKAVYGLLNLVPVLVTVGLLVGSMRLFDIPLTPINAPILSVSIGLGVDYTVHFVHRFVDEYQAGLPIDEALDVTIAGTGGALTGSMLTTVSGLGVLWLAVIPLLRDFGVLLALGVFYAYLCSILLVPSLVVVWDRYGGIVGLGLDDGLRGSGAEGGR from the coding sequence GTGACCGCGGCCGACCGGCTGATCGAGGAGATCGACCGCGTCGTCACGGAGCGGCCGCTGGCGGTCATCGCGGTGTTCCTCCTTGTCACCGCGGGCTTCGCCGGCGGGCTGACCGGGATCGAGACGAGCGCGGGCGCGGACCAGTTCACGCAGGACATCCCCGCCCAGCGGGCGCTCGACGAGATCGACGAGGAGTTCGAGACGTCGATCGGCGGCTCCGCGACGTCGGCGCAGGTGATCGTCTCGGACGACAACGTCCTCTCCCGCGACGCCTTGGTCCGGACGCTGGAGACCCAACACCGGCTGGAGTCTCGCTCCACCCTCCGGGTCGCGTCGACGTCGAGCCACGCGGACGCGGTCGCGCGGCAGCTGGACCCGAGCGCGGTGAACGCGGCCGAGCGGCGTGACGCCGTGGCCGAGGCGACGCCCGCCGAGCTGCGGACCGCCATCGCCGACGCCGACGCGGCGGGCGCGATCGCGGCGCAGGTGTCCGTCGACTACAACCCGACCGCGCAGGCGGCCGACACCGCGATCGTCGGGATCACCTACGACCTGCCCGAATCGGCGACGACGGCGCGGGTGACGGAGCTACAGACGCGCAGCGTCGAGGTCGTCGACTCCGTCCCGGGCAACGAGGCCGGCGAGAACGCGATCCTCTTCGGCGATGGCGTCCTCCAGTCGGAGATCACCGCGCTGCTGACCGACACCGCGATCATCGTCTTCCCGGCGGCGCTGATACTGATCGTCGGGTTCCTCATCTTCTCGTACCGCGACCCGTTCGACATGGCGATCGGAATCGCCGCGCTCCTCCTGTCGCTCCTGTGGACGTTCGGCTTCATGGGGTACGCCGGGATCCCGTTCTCCGACTCGCTCGTGACCGTCTTCCCGCTGCTGCTCGCGGTCGGGATCGACTTCGGGATCCACATCGTCAACCGCTACCGCGAGGAGCGGGCGACGGGGACCGGGATCGAGGCGTCGATGCGGACGACGACGGACCAGCTGCTCATCGCGTTCCTGCTCGTGACGATCACCACGGTGTTCGGGCTCGTCTCCAACGTCGTGAGCCCGTTCGACCCGAACCGCGACTTCGGGATCGTCGCAGCCGCCGGGATCACGTTCACGCTGGTGATCTTCGGCGTCTTCCTCCCGGCCGCGAAGGTGCTGGCCGACCGCTGGCGCGAGCGGCTCCCGATACCCGAGTTCGGCACGAGCGCGCTCGGCGCCGGCGGCTCGCGGCTCGCCCGCGTCCTCCACGTCGGCGTCGACCTCTCGCGGATCGCCCCCGTCGCGGTCGTCGCCCTCCTCCTCGTCGGCGGCGCGGTCGGCGGCGCCTACGGTACCGGCGTGAACACGGAGTTCTCGGAGGAGGCGTTCTTCCCGGACGAAGAGCGGCTGGAGACGTACTCGAACCTGCCGGAACCGTTCGCGCCGACGGAGTACACGTTCCTCGACGTGTTGACCCTCTTCGAGGAGGAGTTCGAGCAGGACTTCGTGGGGTCGGTGACGCTGTATATCGACCAGTCGGTGCGAGACGACGACGCCTTAGAGCTGATCGATCGGACCACGCGGAACCCGCCGGACACCTTCGCGACGACCGACGAGCGCCGCGCGCAGGCGACGAGCGTCGTCACCGTGATCGAGGACCGGGCGGAGCGGGACCCCGAGTTCGCGGCGCTCGTCGAGCGCAACGATCGCCTCGGCAACGGCGTGCCCGACCGGAACGTCGACGAGGTGTACGACGCGCTGCTCGACTCCTCCGCCGAAGGCCAGGCGCGCGGCTACGTGGCCGCCGACCGCGGCAGCGCGCGGATCGACTACACGATCGAGCCGGGCGTCGACAACTCGGAGGCGGTCGCGGACGTGCGCGAGCTGGCCGAGCGCACCCCGCTCGAAGCCGTGCCGACCGGCTCCCTCGTCGTCAACGAGGCCGTGATCGACCTACTGACCGAGTCGGCGATCCGCAGCCTCTTCGCCGCCTTCGGGCTCACGGCGCTGTTCTTAGCGCTGTCGTACGCCTACCTCGAAGGGAAGGCCGTCTACGGCCTCCTCAACCTCGTCCCCGTCCTCGTCACGGTCGGGCTGCTCGTCGGGTCGATGCGGCTGTTCGACATTCCGCTGACGCCCATCAACGCGCCGATCCTCTCGGTGTCGATCGGGCTCGGGGTCGACTACACCGTCCACTTCGTCCACCGGTTCGTCGACGAGTACCAGGCGGGACTCCCGATCGACGAGGCGCTCGACGTCACCATCGCCGGGACGGGCGGCGCGCTCACCGGCAGCATGCTCACCACGGTCTCCGGGCTCGGCGTCCTGTGGCTCGCGGTGATCCCCCTGCTCCGCGACTTCGGCGTCCTGCTCGCGCTGGGCGTGTTCTACGCGTACCTCTGTTCGATCCTGCTCGTCCCGTCCCTCGTCGTCGTGTGGGACCGGTACGGTGGGATAGTCGGTCTCGGTCTCGACGACGGGCTCCGCGGGTCCGGCGCCGAGGGCGGGCGCTGA
- the coxB gene encoding cytochrome c oxidase subunit II: MIDPVILQQGSDWRAQAEIFDEIFFVFLALGTLVGTIVVSYTLWNVYKYRDDGNRSDEEFDAPVVGELPTGQGGPKAKKLFLSFGLSAIVVISLVVYAYGLLLYVEQGPDTGDEGDIEIMVEGYQYGWAFEYPNGHTEREELIVPADQRIDLNITSRDVWHNFGSSDLRIKSDAIPGDYSETWFAVSSEDVEAQGGEATYRVECFELCGAGHSAMKGQITVLPEDEWEEWYASTGNSSESAGNSSSIAASGVGAVAPSGVSA, from the coding sequence ATGATAGATCCAGTTATCCTACAACAGGGGAGCGACTGGCGCGCACAGGCGGAGATCTTCGACGAGATCTTCTTCGTCTTCCTCGCGCTCGGTACCCTCGTCGGCACCATCGTCGTGTCGTACACGCTGTGGAACGTGTACAAGTACCGCGACGACGGAAACCGGTCGGACGAGGAGTTCGACGCGCCGGTGGTCGGCGAGCTCCCGACGGGACAGGGCGGTCCGAAAGCGAAGAAGCTCTTCCTCTCGTTCGGGTTGAGCGCGATCGTCGTCATCAGCCTCGTCGTGTACGCGTACGGGCTCCTCCTCTACGTCGAGCAGGGACCGGACACCGGCGACGAAGGAGACATCGAGATCATGGTCGAAGGGTACCAGTACGGCTGGGCCTTCGAGTACCCGAACGGCCACACCGAACGCGAGGAGCTGATCGTGCCGGCCGACCAGCGGATCGACCTCAACATCACGTCGAGAGACGTCTGGCACAACTTCGGCTCGTCGGACTTACGGATAAAGTCCGACGCCATCCCCGGAGACTACAGCGAGACGTGGTTCGCCGTGAGCTCCGAGGACGTCGAGGCACAAGGCGGGGAGGCGACCTACCGCGTCGAGTGCTTCGAGTTGTGCGGTGCGGGTCACTCCGCCATGAAGGGACAGATCACCGTCCTGCCGGAAGACGAGTGGGAAGAGTGGTACGCGAGTACGGGGAACAGCTCCGAGAGCGCCGGCAACAGCTCTAGCATCGCTGCGTCCGGCGTCGGAGCCGTCGCGCCCAGCGGGGTGAGCGCATGA
- a CDS encoding cbb3-type cytochrome c oxidase subunit I produces MSGLPPTTSVKRWFVTTNHKDIGILYTITALFFLLFGGVMALLIRLQLWDPTSQILSGLAYNEAVTAHGLIMVFWFLSPFAFGFANYFVPLQIGADDLAFPRLNALSYWLYLGSGLLLAVSFFQGGTLSAGWTIYAPLNVPMYTPSIGSTGAVLALAMFVTGTTASTVNFLTSIHHSRAEGMGIMDMPMFTWSMLATVWMMLFAFAALLAVGLILAADRVLGSVYFSATEGGSLLWGHLFWFFGHPEVYIVFFPALGVMLELFQTFSGRRLVGRKWVIISICLISVQSFLVWMHHMFLTTINLEIKTLMMATTIGISLPFDLVVFALIYTLIKGRIQFTTPFLFAFGALLLFILGGITGVFLGAIVLDYEFRGTYWVVAHFHYVMFGGATALFGGAYYWFPKITGKMYDEFLGKLHFVIFFIGFNAVYFSMFLGWETPRRVFEYNPEFQIYHQFGTIGAFVLGFSFFIMFYNFAKSYVSGEPAGDNPWDYSRTAEWAVSSPPPLENWPDRPSYASGKLEFVKDYVPDGGPAMKTDDNGDVATDGGDSHSAHISEYPYWDKHPSHASIWPFALSVALGVTLFGFSGFADAVTVELGETAIQSSVTISNALYPTAIVAGLVGLLYTGVKWGLEDFYAPPSEFAERWPFNGVEKVKLGMWFFLASDVIVFGAFLSAAIFVRYNAGWMTWSPLTESLPGLINTFVLITSSFTVILALVAARRESRQGLLATLGATILLGFTFMAIKLWEWNHEIFDRGVTISANAHGDPIQASIYYVTTGLHGIHVLLGLVIAIFLFVRAYQGHYLDDERPIEYFGLYWHFVDIVWVFIFPLFYLF; encoded by the coding sequence ATGAGCGGACTCCCGCCGACGACCTCCGTCAAGCGCTGGTTCGTGACGACCAACCACAAGGACATCGGAATCCTCTACACGATCACCGCGCTGTTCTTCCTGCTGTTCGGCGGCGTGATGGCGCTGCTCATCCGCCTGCAGCTGTGGGACCCGACGAGCCAGATACTCTCCGGCTTAGCGTACAACGAGGCCGTCACCGCCCACGGGCTGATAATGGTGTTCTGGTTCCTCTCGCCGTTCGCGTTCGGGTTCGCGAACTACTTCGTGCCGCTTCAGATCGGCGCGGACGACCTCGCGTTCCCGCGCCTTAACGCCTTATCGTACTGGCTGTACCTGGGCTCGGGCCTCCTGCTCGCGGTGAGCTTCTTCCAGGGCGGCACGCTCTCTGCGGGGTGGACGATATACGCCCCGCTCAACGTGCCGATGTACACGCCGAGCATCGGGTCGACCGGCGCGGTGCTCGCGCTCGCGATGTTCGTCACCGGCACCACGGCGTCGACGGTGAACTTCCTCACGTCCATCCACCACTCCCGCGCGGAAGGGATGGGGATCATGGACATGCCGATGTTCACCTGGTCGATGCTCGCGACCGTGTGGATGATGCTGTTCGCGTTCGCCGCCCTGCTCGCGGTGGGGCTCATCCTCGCAGCGGACCGCGTCCTCGGCAGCGTCTACTTCTCGGCGACCGAAGGCGGCTCCCTCCTGTGGGGCCATCTGTTCTGGTTCTTCGGGCACCCGGAGGTGTACATCGTCTTCTTCCCGGCGCTCGGCGTGATGCTGGAGCTGTTCCAGACGTTCTCCGGGCGGCGCCTCGTCGGCCGGAAGTGGGTGATCATCTCCATCTGTCTGATCTCCGTCCAGTCGTTCCTCGTGTGGATGCACCACATGTTCCTGACGACGATCAACCTGGAGATCAAGACGCTGATGATGGCGACGACCATCGGTATCTCGTTACCGTTCGACCTCGTCGTCTTCGCGCTGATCTACACGCTGATCAAGGGGCGGATCCAGTTCACGACCCCGTTCCTGTTCGCGTTCGGCGCGCTCCTGCTCTTCATCCTCGGCGGGATCACGGGCGTCTTCCTCGGCGCCATCGTGCTCGACTACGAGTTCCGCGGCACCTACTGGGTGGTCGCGCACTTCCACTACGTGATGTTCGGCGGCGCAACGGCGCTGTTCGGCGGGGCCTACTACTGGTTCCCGAAGATCACGGGGAAGATGTACGACGAGTTCCTCGGGAAGCTCCACTTCGTGATCTTCTTCATCGGGTTCAACGCCGTCTACTTCTCGATGTTCCTCGGCTGGGAGACTCCCCGCCGGGTGTTCGAGTACAACCCCGAGTTCCAGATCTACCACCAGTTCGGGACGATCGGAGCCTTCGTGCTCGGATTCTCCTTCTTCATCATGTTCTACAACTTCGCGAAGTCCTACGTCTCCGGCGAGCCCGCCGGCGACAACCCGTGGGACTACTCGCGGACCGCGGAGTGGGCGGTCTCCTCGCCCCCGCCGCTTGAGAACTGGCCCGACCGGCCCTCGTACGCGTCGGGCAAGCTGGAGTTCGTGAAAGACTACGTGCCGGACGGCGGGCCCGCGATGAAGACAGACGACAACGGCGACGTCGCCACCGACGGCGGCGACAGCCACTCGGCGCACATCTCCGAGTACCCGTACTGGGACAAACACCCGAGCCACGCCAGCATCTGGCCGTTCGCGCTCTCCGTGGCGCTCGGCGTCACGCTGTTCGGCTTCTCCGGCTTCGCGGACGCGGTCACCGTCGAGTTGGGCGAGACGGCGATACAGAGCAGCGTCACCATCTCTAACGCGTTGTACCCGACCGCGATCGTGGCCGGCCTCGTCGGGCTCCTCTACACCGGCGTGAAGTGGGGGCTTGAGGACTTCTACGCGCCGCCATCGGAGTTCGCCGAGCGGTGGCCGTTCAACGGCGTCGAGAAGGTGAAGCTGGGGATGTGGTTCTTCCTGGCCTCCGACGTGATCGTCTTCGGCGCGTTCCTCTCGGCGGCCATCTTCGTCCGCTACAACGCGGGCTGGATGACCTGGTCGCCGCTGACGGAGTCGCTGCCGGGGCTCATCAACACCTTCGTGCTGATCACGTCCTCGTTCACCGTGATCCTCGCGCTGGTCGCGGCCCGCCGCGAGAGCCGACAGGGCCTCCTGGCGACGCTCGGCGCGACCATCCTGCTCGGGTTCACGTTCATGGCGATCAAGCTGTGGGAGTGGAACCACGAGATCTTCGACCGCGGCGTGACCATCTCCGCGAACGCCCACGGCGACCCGATCCAGGCGTCGATCTACTACGTCACGACCGGGCTCCACGGGATCCACGTGCTGCTCGGCTTAGTGATCGCCATCTTCCTGTTCGTCAGGGCGTACCAGGGTCACTACCTCGACGACGAGCGGCCGATCGAGTACTTCGGCCTCTACTGGCACTTCGTGGACATCGTCTGGGTGTTCATCTTCCCGCTGTTCTACCTCTTCTGA
- a CDS encoding zinc ribbon domain-containing protein gives MAERTRRRPWLAALLALVVSGLGHAYLRRWARALGWYVAVTAAVFVFVPESAISGAFAGDPPTVREVAPAAAVVGASVIDAYVVARRNNRAYERERETARATGRTESADHGTAEEPHAPSARTAEEPDAPSARTAEEPHAPSAGAAAGDGTVRCPECGKETDPTFKFCQWCAEPIGESE, from the coding sequence ATGGCTGAACGCACTCGCCGGCGGCCTTGGCTCGCCGCCCTGCTCGCGCTCGTCGTCTCCGGACTCGGTCACGCCTACCTCCGCCGATGGGCCCGGGCGCTCGGCTGGTACGTGGCGGTCACCGCGGCGGTGTTCGTGTTCGTTCCCGAGTCGGCGATCTCGGGCGCGTTCGCCGGAGACCCCCCGACGGTCCGAGAGGTCGCCCCCGCCGCCGCGGTCGTCGGCGCCAGCGTGATCGACGCGTACGTCGTCGCGCGCCGGAACAACCGAGCGTACGAGCGGGAGCGAGAGACAGCGCGCGCGACCGGCCGCACGGAGTCGGCCGACCACGGGACGGCAGAGGAACCGCACGCGCCGTCCGCGAGAACGGCAGAGGAACCAGACGCGCCGTCCGCGAGAACGGCAGAGGAACCGCACGCGCCGTCAGCGGGGGCGGCTGCCGGCGACGGGACCGTGCGCTGTCCGGAGTGCGGGAAGGAGACGGACCCGACGTTCAAATTCTGTCAGTGGTGCGCGGAGCCGATCGGGGAAAGCGAGTGA
- a CDS encoding NAD-dependent epimerase/dehydratase family protein: protein MTDTALVVGGTRFIGRHTVEELLAHDYEVAIFNRGNHENPFADDDRVTHVEGDRKDETTLRAAKLSVEPDVVIDCVAYHPTDVETATEIFADVDGYVYISSGSSYAAEEIPKREGETPLEPCTDAQATDDAHETYGNRKAEGDRAVFAAAEEGVTAMAVRPCIVYGPHDYTERLDYWIDRVLTHDRVVIPGDGQNLWHRAYVEDVASALRVVAERGEPGAAYNVGDRRALTLRETLETIADVAGVDCELVTASDDALAAGDLEPDDFTLYREYPHLLDTCALADLGWESTPVDEAMERTVEEHRESDRDGSEWDPGREAEERVIGVKETL, encoded by the coding sequence ATGACAGACACGGCGCTCGTCGTGGGCGGGACGCGATTCATCGGCCGCCACACCGTCGAGGAACTGCTGGCACACGACTACGAGGTCGCGATATTCAACCGCGGCAACCACGAGAACCCCTTCGCGGACGACGACCGCGTCACCCACGTCGAGGGCGATCGGAAAGACGAGACCACGCTCCGCGCCGCGAAGCTGTCGGTCGAGCCCGACGTCGTGATCGACTGCGTCGCCTACCACCCGACCGACGTGGAGACCGCGACCGAGATATTCGCCGACGTCGACGGCTACGTGTACATCTCGTCGGGCTCCAGCTACGCCGCCGAGGAGATCCCCAAGCGGGAGGGGGAGACGCCGCTGGAGCCGTGTACCGACGCGCAGGCGACCGACGACGCCCACGAGACGTACGGCAACCGGAAGGCCGAGGGCGACCGCGCGGTGTTCGCGGCCGCCGAGGAGGGCGTCACCGCGATGGCCGTCCGTCCGTGTATCGTCTACGGCCCGCACGACTACACGGAGCGGCTCGACTACTGGATCGACCGCGTGCTCACGCACGACCGCGTGGTCATCCCGGGCGACGGACAGAACCTCTGGCACCGGGCGTACGTCGAGGACGTCGCGAGCGCGCTGCGGGTCGTCGCCGAGCGAGGCGAGCCGGGCGCGGCGTACAACGTCGGCGACCGGCGCGCGCTCACGCTGCGGGAGACGCTGGAGACGATCGCCGACGTCGCGGGCGTCGACTGCGAGCTCGTCACGGCGAGCGACGACGCGCTCGCGGCCGGCGACCTCGAACCCGACGACTTCACCCTCTACCGGGAGTACCCGCACCTGCTCGACACGTGCGCGCTCGCCGACCTCGGCTGGGAGTCGACGCCGGTCGACGAGGCGATGGAACGGACCGTCGAGGAACACCGCGAGTCGGACCGCGACGGGAGCGAGTGGGACCCCGGCCGCGAGGCCGAGGAGCGCGTCATCGGCGTGAAAGAGACCCTCTGA
- a CDS encoding GNAT family N-acetyltransferase: protein MDLREATAADVDAVRSVARESLVASYGHAVEEELLDEAVEEWYDAGDLGDDVEDDDAVFPVAVVDGVVVGFAESYVVGRRERVGEIDWLHVHPDHRGSGIGSALLERVESALRSADVDRIEARVLADNEAGTAFYEREGYELAGERDVDIGGETFAEREFRKQVGRLRGISEATYQTEDGETVHVAFDESDRGSQAPFYVAYVDPDHERRYGYLCGNCEGTDVAIDTMDRMECRDCGNRRKPTRWDAAY from the coding sequence ATGGACCTACGCGAAGCAACCGCCGCAGACGTCGACGCGGTCCGGTCGGTCGCCCGCGAATCGCTCGTGGCGTCGTACGGACACGCGGTCGAGGAGGAACTGTTGGACGAGGCCGTCGAGGAGTGGTACGACGCCGGCGACCTTGGCGACGACGTCGAGGACGACGACGCGGTGTTCCCGGTCGCCGTCGTGGACGGGGTCGTCGTCGGGTTCGCGGAGAGCTACGTCGTCGGGCGTCGCGAGCGCGTCGGCGAGATCGACTGGCTCCACGTCCACCCGGACCACAGGGGGTCCGGGATCGGCTCCGCGCTCCTCGAACGGGTCGAGTCCGCGCTGCGCTCCGCCGACGTCGACCGCATCGAGGCGCGCGTCCTCGCCGACAACGAGGCTGGCACGGCGTTCTACGAGCGAGAGGGATACGAACTCGCCGGCGAGCGCGACGTCGACATCGGCGGGGAGACGTTCGCGGAGCGGGAGTTCCGGAAACAGGTCGGCCGGCTGAGGGGCATCTCCGAGGCGACCTACCAGACCGAGGACGGCGAGACGGTCCACGTCGCGTTCGACGAGAGCGACCGCGGCTCGCAGGCCCCGTTCTACGTCGCGTACGTCGACCCGGACCACGAGCGCCGGTACGGCTACCTCTGTGGCAACTGCGAGGGGACGGACGTCGCGATCGACACGATGGACCGGATGGAGTGTCGCGACTGCGGGAACCGCCGGAAGCCGACGCGGTGGGACGCGGCGTACTGA